One window of the Pyrus communis chromosome 17, drPyrComm1.1, whole genome shotgun sequence genome contains the following:
- the LOC137722805 gene encoding mitochondrial Rho GTPase 1-like — protein sequence MAKVPAGNDHPVGQTAVRIVVAGDHGTGKSSLIVTAATENFPANVPPVLPPTRLPEDFYPERVPITIIDTSSRAEDTNKVAEELKRADAVVLTYACNQPQTLDRLSTFWLPKLRQLEVKVPVIVVGCKLDLRDENQQVSLEQVMSPIMQQFREIETCIECSAYKHIQIPEVFYYAQKAVLHPTGPLFDQETQTLKDQCVRALKRIFILCDHDRDGALSDAELNDFQVKCFNAPLQPSEIVGVKRVVQEKLPEGVNEHGLTLTGFLFLHALFIEKGRLETTWTVLRKFGYNNDIRLADELIPSLPKRSPDQSVELTNEAIEFLKANFDLFDGDGDGALRPRELEELFSTAPASPFSEFPSKDAAFGGLSLDGFLSQWALMTLLNPASTMENLIYIGYPGEVSSAIRVTRKKRVDRKKQQSERNVFQCFVFGPKKAGKSALLDSFLGRPFAETYNPTTEERYAVSVVDQPGGPKKTLVMREIPEDGVEKFLRNKEALAACDIAVFVHDSSDESSWKRATELLVEVASHGETTGFEVPCLIVSAKDDLVAFPSAIQHSTRVSQDMGTEAPIPISAKLGDFNNVFRKIVTAAEHPHLSIPETEAGRTRKQYHKILNRSLMFISVGAAVAMVGVAAYRVYAVRRNASG from the exons ATGGCCAAAGTTCCAGCAGGAAACGATCACCCTGTTGGCCAAACCGCAGTCCGAATTGTTGTGGCCGGAGACCATGGCACCGGGAAATCCAGCTTGATTGTGACTGCTGCCACCGAGAACTTCCCGGCAAATGTGCCTCCGGTGCTGCCCCCTACAAGGCTGCCTGAAGATTTCTACCCTGAACGCGTTCCCATCACCATTATCGACACATCATCTCG AGCAGAGGATACTAATAAAGTTGCTGAAGAGTTGAAACGGGCTGATGCAGTTGTGCTTACTTATGCATGTAATCAGCCTCAGACACTTGATCGATTGAGTACATTTTGGCTTCCAAAACTTCGTCAACTAGAG GTAAAGGTACCTGTTATAGTGGTGGGTTGTAAGCTAGATTTGAGAGATGAGAACCAACAGGTGAGCCTCGAACAAGTGATGTCACCAATAATGCAACAGTTTCGGGAGATTGAAACTTGCATCGAATGTTCAGCATATAAACATATTCAG ATTCCGGAGGTTTTTTACTATGCACAAAAAGCTGTGCTTCATCCAACGGGCCCATTATTCGATCAGGAAACACAGACTTTGAAGGACCAATGTGTGCGAGCCTTGAAGCGGATATTCATTCTTTGTGATCATGATAGGGATGGTGCCCTCAGTGATGCAGAGCTGAATGATTTCCAG GTTAAATGTTTCAATGCTCCATTACAACCTTCTGAAATTGTGGGTGTTAAGAGGGTCGTGCAAGAAAAATTACCAGAAGGAGTCAATGAACATGGGCTTACATTGACagggtttctttttcttcatgcaCTATTCATAGAGAAGGGACGTCTAGAGACAACGTGGACTGTCCTGAGGAAGTTTGGATACAATAATGATATAAGGCTTGCAGATGAATTAATCCCATCTCTCCCTAAACGAAGTCCTGATCAG AGTGTGGAGCTGACAAATGAGGCAATTGAGTTTCTGAAGGCTAACTTTGACTTGTTTGACGGTGATGGT GATGGGGCCCTCCGACCACGTGAACTTGAAGAACTATTTTCTACTGCTCCAGCaag CCCGTTTAGTGAATTTCCATCTAAGGATGCTGCATTTGGAGGGTTATCACTTGATGGATTTTTGTCACAG TGGGCCCTCATGACACTCCTAAACCCAGCTTCTACGATGGAGAATCTGATATACATTGGTTATCCTGGTGAGGTTTCATCCGCAATCCGTGTGACTAGGAAGAAGCGTGTAGATCGCAAGAAGCAGCAATCGGAAAGAAATGTTTTCCAATGCTTTGTCTTTGGTCCAAAGAAGGCTGGGAAGTCTGCATTATTGGATTCTTTTCTTGGAAG GCCATTTGCTGAAACTTATAATCCAACCACTGAGGAGCGTTATGCGGTTAGTGTTGTTGATCAACCTGGG GGACCCAAGAAAACCCTAGTAATGAGAGAAATTCCTGAAGATGGAGTTGAGAAATTTCTCAGAAATAAAGAGGCTTTGGCTGCATGTGACATAGCTGTGTTTGTTCACGACAG TTCTGATGAGTCATCCTGGAAGAGAGCAACTGAGTTGCTGGTAGAAGTTGCTAGTCATGGTGAGACTACTGGCTTTGAGGTACCTTGCCTCATTGTTTCAGCTAAAGATGATCTGGTTGCATTCCCATCGGCCATTCAACATTCTACGAGG GTTAGCCAGGATATGGGAACAGAGGCTCCTATACCTATCAGCGCAAAGTTGGGTGATTTCAACAATGTGTTTCGTAAAATTGTAACTGCCGCAGAGCACCCTCACCTGAGCATTCCTGAGACTGAGGCTGGAAGGACCCGCAAGCAATACCATAAGATCCTTAACCGATCTCTAATGTTTATTTCAG TGGGAGCTGCAGTGGCCATGGTTGGAGTGGCGGCTTACCGAGTCTATGCTGTGAGGAGGAATGCCTCCGGTTAA